From a single Hymenobacter sp. YIM 151500-1 genomic region:
- a CDS encoding alpha-amylase family glycosyl hydrolase, with amino-acid sequence MNFLLGHLITRRLRSGLLLVLLAGAGCGKDEARPTPPPASAGPAVAASEAVVYEAFVRAASAAGTFEGLIPRLDSIKSLGCNVLWLMPIHPIGQLRRVGSKGSPYSVRDYTAPHPDLGDLAAFDRLVAAAHQRGLVVVLDWVANHTSWDHAWITQHPDWYTRDASGTIQSPLPAWQDVADLNYSQPALRREMIRAMRFWVQRHGVDGFRLDAADMVPDSFWKEALDSLNRVRPNLFWLAEGGSPSHYASGAHLIYGWEFYPALAQVFRQNADASLLGTTHARELQNAPLGRYRLRFTTNHDFSFTDGTPPEWYGSAAAAQAAFVATLAYGATPLVYNGQEAGDPARLSLFEKQTIRWEYSPATTRFYRRLLKAHNELPALRTGTVSTPPVAPGIVSVLRANAQQRVAVLVNVRSQATTLTLPAAWQSTAWVDALSGQAVPATASLTLPAYGYVVWKN; translated from the coding sequence ATGAATTTTCTCTTAGGACACCTGATTACCCGACGGCTGCGGAGTGGCTTGCTGCTGGTGCTACTGGCCGGCGCGGGCTGCGGAAAAGACGAGGCGCGCCCCACGCCGCCGCCCGCCTCGGCGGGCCCGGCGGTGGCGGCATCGGAGGCGGTGGTGTACGAGGCGTTTGTGCGCGCCGCCAGCGCGGCGGGCACGTTCGAGGGCCTGATTCCGCGGCTCGATTCCATTAAAAGCCTGGGCTGCAACGTGCTCTGGCTCATGCCCATCCACCCGATTGGGCAGCTGCGGCGCGTGGGCTCCAAAGGTTCCCCCTACTCCGTGCGCGACTACACGGCCCCCCACCCCGACCTGGGCGACTTGGCGGCTTTCGACCGGCTGGTGGCCGCTGCTCACCAGCGCGGCTTGGTGGTAGTGCTAGACTGGGTGGCCAACCATACCAGTTGGGACCACGCCTGGATAACCCAGCACCCCGACTGGTACACCCGCGACGCCAGCGGCACCATTCAGTCGCCGCTGCCGGCCTGGCAGGACGTGGCCGACCTCAACTACAGCCAGCCCGCCCTGCGCCGGGAGATGATCCGGGCCATGCGCTTCTGGGTGCAGCGCCACGGCGTGGATGGGTTCCGCCTCGACGCGGCCGACATGGTGCCCGACTCCTTCTGGAAAGAAGCGCTGGACTCGCTGAACCGGGTGCGGCCCAACCTGTTTTGGCTGGCCGAAGGCGGCAGCCCGTCGCACTACGCCTCGGGCGCCCACCTGATTTACGGCTGGGAGTTTTACCCGGCGCTGGCGCAGGTGTTTCGGCAAAACGCCGACGCCAGCCTGCTGGGCACCACCCACGCGCGCGAGCTGCAAAACGCCCCCCTGGGCCGCTACCGCCTGCGCTTCACCACCAACCACGACTTTTCGTTTACCGACGGCACCCCGCCCGAGTGGTACGGCTCGGCCGCGGCGGCGCAGGCGGCTTTCGTGGCGACGCTGGCCTACGGCGCTACCCCGCTGGTGTACAACGGCCAGGAAGCCGGCGACCCGGCCCGGCTAAGCCTGTTCGAGAAGCAAACCATCCGCTGGGAATACAGCCCGGCCACCACCCGCTTCTACCGCCGCCTGCTCAAAGCCCACAACGAGCTGCCCGCCCTGCGCACGGGCACCGTTAGCACGCCCCCCGTGGCGCCGGGCATTGTGAGCGTGCTGCGGGCCAACGCCCAGCAGCGCGTGGCGGTGCTGGTGAACGTGCGCAGCCAGGCCACTACCCTCACCCTGCCCGCCGCCTGGCAAAGCACCGCGTGGGTTGACGCCCTCAGTGGCCAGGCCGTGCCCGCCACCGCCTCGCTCACGCTGCCGGCCTACGGCTACGTGGTGTGGAAAAATTAA
- a CDS encoding T9SS type A sorting domain-containing protein, with the protein MHKFFTLAAAGTLFAVAAQAQITLDGIVNANEIGAAGAGRYVSLGAFTTPHVGNMGFGNWGLLRLYGANTGTKLYVALAGTVQGTGNNFQLYLDLPGRAGVPVGTALPDVPGPATVFGTFSATQGIGGTKLELEADAAFAVTGQGDVQAAIYPNATTAQAKSLTGGAGILPDGSVSTLPATETTGAYALFAGTRLAYLAPTGDITTNPGNANGGGAGSYALEIEFDRAALGLPSGASVVRLMAAQVSGDAFWSSDVIPEIPGNGNTNLGFKPDFTALAGTQSATLNVVVLSSRRADDAVVALSVFPNPAQGETTLAYQVAGSAQPVTVRVTDLLGRPVRTLLNAVTQRAGFHTLALPATDLAAGAYLVQVQVGTKTATRRLATTR; encoded by the coding sequence ATGCACAAATTCTTTACTCTCGCCGCGGCCGGTACGCTTTTCGCCGTTGCGGCCCAGGCCCAGATTACGCTGGACGGCATCGTCAACGCCAACGAAATCGGGGCGGCCGGCGCGGGGCGCTACGTGTCGCTGGGCGCCTTTACCACGCCGCACGTCGGCAACATGGGCTTCGGCAACTGGGGCCTGCTGCGCCTGTACGGCGCCAACACCGGCACCAAGCTCTACGTGGCGCTGGCCGGCACCGTGCAGGGCACCGGCAACAACTTCCAGCTGTACCTGGATTTGCCGGGCCGCGCCGGCGTGCCCGTGGGCACGGCCCTGCCCGACGTGCCCGGCCCGGCAACGGTGTTCGGCACGTTCAGCGCCACGCAGGGCATCGGGGGCACGAAGCTGGAGCTGGAAGCCGACGCGGCCTTTGCCGTGACGGGGCAGGGCGACGTGCAGGCCGCCATCTACCCCAACGCCACCACGGCCCAGGCCAAGTCGCTGACCGGCGGGGCGGGCATCTTGCCCGACGGCAGCGTGAGCACCCTGCCGGCCACCGAAACCACCGGCGCGTACGCCCTGTTTGCGGGCACGCGCCTGGCCTACCTGGCTCCCACCGGCGACATCACCACCAACCCCGGCAACGCCAACGGCGGCGGGGCCGGCTCCTACGCTCTGGAAATAGAGTTTGACCGCGCCGCACTGGGCTTGCCGTCGGGGGCCTCGGTGGTGCGGCTGATGGCGGCGCAGGTGAGCGGCGACGCTTTCTGGTCGTCGGACGTGATACCGGAAATTCCTGGCAACGGGAACACCAACCTCGGTTTCAAGCCCGACTTTACCGCCCTGGCCGGCACGCAGTCGGCCACGCTGAACGTGGTGGTGCTCAGCAGCCGCCGCGCCGACGACGCCGTGGTGGCCCTGAGCGTATTTCCGAACCCGGCTCAGGGCGAAACCACCCTTGCCTACCAGGTGGCCGGCTCGGCTCAGCCCGTAACGGTACGCGTAACCGACCTGCTGGGCCGCCCCGTGCGCACCCTGCTTAACGCCGTTACGCAGCGCGCCGGCTTCCACACCCTCGCCCTGCCCGCCACCGACCTTGCCGCGGGCGCCTACCTGGTGCAGGTACAGGTCGGCACCAAAACGGCTACCCGCCGTTTGGCCACTACCCGCTAG
- a CDS encoding RagB/SusD family nutrient uptake outer membrane protein, with protein sequence MKNLSFRGLRVLLAAVLLGPAAACVNDLDRSPAYDLNTESVYRDPANYVQVLAKLYAGLNLSGQTTTGSPDVSGADEGASSYLRAYWKVQQLPTDEAAVAWNDGSIQDLNKLTWTSANDYVRLMYNRVYYEVALCNEFIRETSDDKLSRRGITGQDAVNARLYRAEARFLRALAYYHALDLFGNVPFVTEADAPSKNLPRQIARAELFGYLESELQAIENALAAPRQRGYARADQGAAWMLLAKLYLNAEVYTGTARYTDCLTYCNKLLGAGYRLVPEYRLLFLADNHATAASEIIFPIACDGLRAQGYGGTTYLVHAAVGGRMLSSGFGVNSGWAGNRSRKNLPLLFPAANGSLDRRAMFFTAGQNLETNDLIAFTDGYAVTKYRNLTSTGARGADPTGTFVDTDFPLFRLADVYLMYAEAVLRGGSGGNAATALGYVNELRQRAYGNATGTIRAADLTLDFVLAERARELYWEAHRRTDLVRFGRFTSGSYLWPWKGNVRAGQGVALTLNLYPIPSTDLVANPTLRQNPGY encoded by the coding sequence ATGAAGAACCTCTCCTTTCGCGGCCTGCGCGTGCTGCTGGCCGCCGTGCTGCTGGGCCCCGCGGCCGCCTGCGTCAACGACCTGGACCGCTCCCCGGCCTACGACCTGAACACCGAATCGGTGTACCGCGACCCGGCCAACTACGTGCAGGTGCTGGCCAAGCTCTACGCCGGCCTCAACCTGTCGGGCCAAACCACTACCGGCTCCCCCGACGTGTCGGGGGCTGATGAGGGCGCCTCGTCGTACTTGCGCGCCTACTGGAAGGTGCAGCAGCTGCCCACCGACGAAGCCGCCGTGGCCTGGAACGACGGCTCGATTCAGGACCTGAACAAGCTTACCTGGACCTCCGCCAACGACTACGTGCGGCTGATGTACAACCGGGTGTACTACGAGGTGGCGCTGTGCAACGAGTTTATCCGCGAAACCTCCGACGACAAGCTCAGCCGCCGCGGCATCACGGGGCAAGATGCCGTAAATGCCCGCCTGTACCGGGCCGAGGCGCGGTTTCTGCGCGCCCTGGCCTACTACCACGCCCTGGATTTGTTCGGCAACGTGCCGTTTGTGACCGAGGCCGACGCGCCCAGCAAAAACCTGCCCCGGCAGATTGCGCGCGCCGAGTTGTTTGGCTACCTCGAAAGCGAGCTGCAAGCCATTGAAAACGCGCTGGCCGCCCCGCGCCAGCGCGGCTACGCCCGCGCCGACCAGGGAGCCGCCTGGATGCTGCTGGCCAAGCTCTACCTGAACGCCGAAGTGTATACCGGCACGGCCCGCTACACCGACTGCCTCACCTACTGCAACAAGCTGCTGGGGGCCGGCTACCGCCTGGTGCCCGAATACCGGCTGCTGTTTCTGGCCGACAACCACGCCACGGCGGCCTCGGAAATTATTTTTCCCATTGCCTGCGACGGGCTGCGCGCGCAGGGCTACGGGGGCACCACCTACCTGGTGCACGCGGCCGTGGGCGGGCGCATGTTGTCGTCGGGGTTTGGGGTGAACAGCGGCTGGGCCGGCAACCGCAGCCGCAAAAATCTGCCCCTGCTGTTTCCGGCCGCAAACGGCAGCCTCGACCGGCGGGCCATGTTTTTCACCGCCGGCCAGAACCTGGAAACCAACGACCTGATTGCCTTCACCGACGGCTACGCCGTGACCAAGTACCGCAACCTGACCAGCACCGGCGCGCGCGGCGCCGACCCCACCGGCACCTTCGTCGACACCGACTTTCCGCTGTTTCGGCTGGCCGACGTGTACCTGATGTACGCCGAAGCCGTGCTGCGCGGGGGCAGCGGCGGCAACGCCGCCACGGCCCTGGGCTACGTGAACGAGCTGCGGCAGCGCGCCTACGGCAACGCCACCGGCACCATCAGAGCGGCCGACCTCACGCTGGACTTTGTGCTGGCCGAACGGGCGCGGGAGCTGTACTGGGAAGCCCACCGCCGCACCGACCTCGTGCGCTTCGGCCGCTTCACGAGCGGCAGCTACCTGTGGCCCTGGAAAGGCAACGTGCGCGCCGGCCAAGGCGTGGCTCTCACCCTCAACCTCTACCCCATCCCCTCCACCGACCTCGTGGCCAACCCCACGCTGCGCCAGAATCCGGGGTATTGA
- a CDS encoding alpha-amylase family glycosyl hydrolase produces the protein MRKPFLKVCWSLLALLGLTGLGARAADVTFSVNLQYRIRQGQFTAGTDAVRVVGSFSSAGIALSDPDGDNVYSGTATGLAADALLTYNFRITRGTTTVNETVAARRYVVQPTSAANVLQDWWNDQLPPYPYARFFASTTKAIPGEVVRFHDDSEGGAATSWSWTFQGGNPATSSAQNPTATWSAPGTYTVGLTATNASGSTTARTLTVTVTTVDAALGWWNDAVFYQIYPRSFFDTNGNGIGDLAGITQKLDYLNDGNATTTSDLGVTALYIMPVHDASEPWFGGYQVKDYKSIIGEIGTQADFDQFVAAAHARGMKVIMDMVFNHTSDEHPWFQSAARGAGGKYDDYYVWRPTLPPNKSAWRDNTIAHSNANFNHYWGKYVPKTPDLNFYNRSVRNTIKDVSSYWLGRGVDGFRLDAPMFLFERGDAGDISDQRSLPATYAYWREWRNHLKAANPNAFSVGETWLFDPTDGPAPSTVLEASKYVYQGFDIGFQFDIAYGVQHALNSENKSLLQTPVEESMSYYPFLQFGTFISNHDLYIDKSYYALRLKSRLANNQDAKAKLAAAWLLTAPGVPFVYYGEEVGINSGSARSPMQWNTSANAGFTTGSPWIALGSDYSTYNVQSQQGVAGSFLSLYKQLIAVRKAEASLRRGGYKTVNTSSNGVYAFLRTYGSEVTVVVLNLAAAAQNNVALSVSGTGIPGGTYSLTNLLNPAQPVNGVTVSGGNISNWVPVASIPANGFYVLKLNTGPAGPNVAPTLDAIANQTFNLEDGAKTVALTGISDGNFCSQAVSVAATRTNAAVLGAPAVAYTSCNATGTLTLTPLAAGTSAVTVAVTDNGGTANGGANTTSRTFTATVTDLPKAPTGLALSQASPTAATLTWTDNSARETGYRVYWAVAGSPKPATPNFTTAANATSYTAGGLSSQTTYTFWVEAVNANGSSPALTGSLALALPNLALNKPATASSSETFSGTTYTPNLAVDGVDNSFASRWSTAPSANANQVEWIKVDLGATYALSRVRVSWENANADAYFIMASASNLTPDPTNPAWAKVSLTGRPNQARLDDQAVNLTGRYLAIYCTHKSQPYGYSIYELQAFGTLAGGNQAPTASAGPDQNLPAGTTAATLTATGSSDPEGSALSYTWSNVSGPAVTFSSPTSATPTVSGLASGSTYVFQVAVSDGALSATDQVQVTVAAAPSGPAAFYLINRWKGTYLYDDNQQVKYAAAPSGAAYQWTLESVGGNQRIKNVASGRYLNVEGQLSYVESSAVPDYFTSGQWTLEPYAGYTRLRNVWKGTYVHVENQTGFAQCGTVDASFYSGHWTLQAVSGNRPAPGTAAAATGQLAVSPNPVSAGELALLVPGGGAAAAQAQLYDAQGRLVRQRHTTLRAGQATLDVAGLPRGLYLLSVTAGAATYTAKVVIE, from the coding sequence ATGAGAAAACCATTCTTGAAAGTCTGCTGGAGCCTGCTGGCGCTGCTGGGCCTGACCGGGCTCGGCGCGCGGGCTGCCGACGTCACGTTCAGCGTGAATTTGCAGTACCGCATCCGTCAGGGCCAGTTCACGGCCGGCACTGACGCGGTGCGGGTTGTGGGCAGCTTTTCCAGCGCGGGTATAGCACTCAGCGACCCGGACGGCGACAATGTGTACTCCGGTACGGCTACGGGCCTGGCGGCCGACGCACTCCTCACCTACAACTTCCGCATCACGCGGGGCACCACCACCGTGAACGAAACCGTGGCCGCGCGCCGCTACGTGGTGCAGCCCACCTCGGCCGCCAACGTGCTGCAAGACTGGTGGAACGACCAACTCCCGCCCTACCCGTACGCCAGGTTTTTCGCGTCCACCACCAAAGCCATTCCCGGCGAGGTGGTGCGCTTCCACGACGACTCGGAAGGCGGCGCGGCCACGAGCTGGAGCTGGACGTTTCAGGGCGGCAACCCGGCCACGTCGTCGGCGCAAAACCCCACGGCTACCTGGAGCGCGCCGGGCACGTACACCGTGGGCCTGACCGCCACCAACGCCAGCGGCAGCACCACGGCCCGCACGCTCACCGTGACGGTGACCACCGTGGATGCGGCCCTGGGCTGGTGGAACGACGCGGTGTTTTACCAGATTTACCCGCGCAGCTTTTTCGACACCAACGGCAACGGCATCGGCGACCTGGCCGGCATAACCCAGAAGCTGGACTACCTCAACGACGGCAACGCCACTACCACGTCCGACCTGGGCGTAACGGCGCTCTACATCATGCCGGTGCACGACGCCTCGGAGCCGTGGTTTGGCGGCTACCAGGTGAAAGACTACAAAAGCATCATCGGCGAAATCGGCACGCAGGCTGATTTCGACCAGTTTGTGGCCGCTGCCCACGCCCGCGGTATGAAGGTGATTATGGACATGGTGTTCAACCACACCTCCGACGAGCACCCGTGGTTTCAGAGCGCGGCGCGGGGCGCGGGCGGCAAGTACGACGACTACTACGTGTGGCGGCCGACTCTACCGCCCAACAAGTCGGCCTGGCGCGACAACACCATTGCCCACAGCAACGCCAATTTCAATCATTATTGGGGCAAATACGTGCCAAAGACGCCGGACCTAAACTTCTACAACCGCTCCGTGCGCAACACCATTAAGGACGTAAGCAGCTATTGGCTGGGCCGGGGCGTGGACGGTTTCCGGCTCGACGCGCCCATGTTCCTCTTCGAGCGGGGCGACGCCGGCGACATCAGCGACCAGCGCAGCCTGCCGGCCACCTACGCCTACTGGCGCGAGTGGCGCAACCACCTCAAGGCCGCCAACCCCAACGCCTTTTCGGTGGGCGAAACCTGGCTTTTCGACCCGACCGACGGCCCCGCGCCTTCCACCGTCCTTGAAGCCTCCAAGTACGTGTACCAGGGGTTCGACATCGGCTTCCAGTTCGACATTGCCTACGGCGTACAGCACGCGCTTAACAGCGAAAACAAGAGCCTGCTGCAAACCCCGGTGGAAGAATCGATGAGCTACTACCCTTTTCTGCAGTTCGGTACGTTCATCTCGAACCACGACTTGTACATCGACAAGTCCTACTATGCGCTGCGCCTGAAGTCGCGGCTGGCCAACAACCAGGACGCCAAGGCCAAGCTGGCCGCCGCCTGGCTGCTCACCGCCCCCGGAGTGCCCTTCGTTTACTACGGCGAGGAGGTGGGCATCAACTCTGGCAGCGCCCGTTCGCCCATGCAGTGGAACACCTCGGCTAACGCAGGCTTTACGACGGGCAGCCCCTGGATTGCTTTGGGCAGCGACTACAGCACGTACAACGTGCAAAGCCAGCAGGGCGTGGCCGGGTCGTTTCTGAGTTTGTACAAGCAGCTGATTGCGGTGCGCAAAGCCGAGGCGTCGTTGCGGCGCGGCGGCTACAAAACCGTGAACACCAGCTCGAACGGCGTGTACGCCTTCCTGCGCACCTACGGCTCGGAGGTAACGGTGGTGGTGCTGAACCTGGCCGCGGCGGCGCAAAACAATGTGGCCCTGTCGGTGAGCGGCACGGGCATTCCGGGCGGCACCTACTCACTCACCAACCTGCTCAACCCGGCCCAGCCGGTGAACGGCGTCACGGTATCGGGCGGCAATATCTCGAACTGGGTGCCAGTGGCCTCGATTCCGGCCAACGGCTTCTACGTGCTCAAGCTCAACACCGGCCCGGCCGGCCCCAACGTCGCCCCCACCCTCGACGCCATTGCCAACCAAACCTTCAACCTGGAAGACGGCGCCAAAACCGTGGCGCTGACCGGCATTTCGGACGGCAACTTCTGCTCGCAGGCGGTAAGCGTGGCGGCCACCCGGACCAACGCCGCGGTGCTGGGCGCCCCGGCCGTGGCTTACACCTCCTGCAACGCCACCGGCACGCTCACGCTCACGCCGCTGGCCGCCGGCACCTCGGCCGTGACGGTGGCCGTCACCGACAACGGCGGCACGGCCAATGGCGGCGCCAACACCACCAGCCGCACCTTCACGGCCACCGTCACGGACCTGCCCAAGGCGCCAACCGGCCTTGCGCTGAGCCAGGCCAGCCCGACTGCGGCCACGCTGACCTGGACCGACAACTCCGCCCGCGAAACCGGCTACCGCGTGTATTGGGCGGTGGCGGGCAGCCCCAAGCCGGCCACGCCCAACTTCACCACGGCGGCCAATGCTACCAGCTACACGGCCGGGGGCCTGAGCAGCCAGACCACGTACACTTTCTGGGTGGAAGCTGTTAACGCCAACGGCAGCAGCCCGGCCCTCACCGGCAGCCTGGCGCTGGCCTTGCCCAACCTGGCGCTCAACAAGCCGGCTACGGCTTCCAGCAGCGAAACCTTCAGCGGCACCACCTACACGCCTAACCTGGCCGTGGATGGCGTGGACAACTCCTTCGCCAGCCGCTGGTCGACGGCGCCTTCGGCTAATGCCAACCAGGTGGAGTGGATCAAGGTGGATTTGGGGGCCACCTACGCCCTGAGCCGGGTGCGGGTGTCGTGGGAAAACGCCAACGCCGACGCCTACTTTATCATGGCTTCGGCCAGCAACCTCACGCCCGACCCCACCAACCCGGCTTGGGCCAAGGTTAGCCTCACCGGCCGGCCCAACCAGGCCCGCCTCGACGACCAGGCCGTGAACCTGACGGGCCGCTACCTGGCCATTTACTGCACCCACAAGTCGCAGCCCTACGGCTACAGCATCTACGAGCTGCAAGCCTTTGGCACGCTGGCCGGCGGCAACCAGGCGCCCACCGCCAGCGCCGGCCCCGACCAGAACCTGCCCGCCGGCACCACGGCCGCTACCCTGACGGCCACCGGCTCCTCCGACCCCGAAGGCAGCGCGCTGAGCTACACCTGGAGCAACGTGAGCGGCCCGGCCGTGACCTTCAGCAGCCCTACCAGCGCCACACCCACGGTGAGCGGCTTGGCTAGTGGCAGCACCTACGTCTTCCAAGTGGCGGTCAGCGACGGGGCGCTGTCGGCCACCGACCAGGTGCAGGTAACGGTGGCGGCGGCGCCCAGCGGCCCGGCGGCCTTCTACCTTATCAACCGCTGGAAAGGCACCTACCTCTACGACGACAACCAGCAGGTGAAGTACGCCGCCGCGCCCAGCGGCGCGGCCTACCAGTGGACGCTGGAAAGCGTGGGCGGCAACCAGCGCATCAAGAACGTGGCCTCGGGCCGCTACCTGAACGTGGAAGGGCAGCTGAGCTATGTGGAAAGCAGCGCCGTGCCCGACTACTTCACCAGCGGGCAGTGGACCCTGGAGCCCTACGCCGGCTACACCCGCCTGCGCAACGTGTGGAAGGGCACCTACGTGCACGTCGAAAACCAGACCGGCTTTGCCCAGTGCGGAACCGTGGATGCCAGCTTCTACAGCGGCCACTGGACCCTGCAAGCCGTGAGCGGCAACCGCCCGGCGCCGGGTACAGCCGCGGCGGCCACCGGCCAGCTGGCCGTGTCCCCCAACCCGGTTAGCGCCGGCGAGCTGGCCCTGCTGGTGCCCGGCGGTGGCGCTGCGGCCGCGCAAGCGCAGCTCTACGACGCGCAGGGCCGGCTGGTGCGGCAGCGCCACACCACCTTGCGCGCCGGCCAAGCCACACTCGACGTGGCCGGCTTGCCGCGCGGGCTGTACCTGCTCAGCGTCACGGCCGGGGCCGCCACCTACACCGCCAAAGTGGTCATCGAGTAA
- a CDS encoding type I restriction endonuclease — MELIDQLTNLASRAQKQIFHIQTEEATKNALVMPFINALGYNVFDPTEVVPEFVCDIGTKKGEKIDYAIVRDGKPIILIECKHVGGDLHINHASQLFRYFHVTEARIAVLTNGVTYRLFTDLEQPNKMDERPFMEFDLFNFQENDVAEIKKLSKASFNIEDMLFAAYNLKYMRAFKKYFDEQYTQPSTDFTHFISKQIYDGVLTPKLKEQFSILVHRAFHQFLNDKITMRLRSAMVDTNSQALLVADLPAAPAAEAASVAAEASTSDKGIETTVEETEGFMIVRAILRKTVAVNRVVMRDVQSYCGILLDDNNRKPICRLHFNGSKKFVTLFDVEGGERVDIASLDDLYGMASRIRAAVQRHEAKPVEAASN; from the coding sequence ATGGAGCTTATTGACCAGCTTACCAATTTGGCGTCGAGGGCGCAAAAGCAAATCTTCCACATTCAAACAGAGGAGGCCACAAAGAATGCGCTGGTAATGCCATTCATCAACGCACTGGGCTACAATGTGTTTGACCCCACGGAAGTCGTACCAGAATTTGTCTGCGACATTGGCACGAAGAAAGGTGAGAAAATAGATTATGCCATTGTCCGGGACGGAAAGCCAATTATTCTCATTGAATGCAAGCATGTGGGCGGCGACTTGCATATCAACCACGCCAGCCAGCTGTTCCGCTATTTCCACGTGACGGAAGCCCGAATAGCGGTGCTCACCAATGGCGTTACGTACCGGCTGTTCACCGACCTGGAGCAACCGAACAAGATGGATGAGCGGCCCTTCATGGAATTTGACCTATTCAACTTCCAAGAAAATGATGTGGCCGAAATCAAGAAGCTTAGCAAAGCCTCCTTCAACATAGAAGACATGCTATTTGCCGCGTACAATTTGAAGTACATGCGGGCTTTTAAAAAGTATTTCGACGAGCAGTATACCCAACCTTCTACTGACTTCACGCACTTTATATCGAAACAGATTTACGACGGCGTGCTTACTCCTAAACTTAAGGAGCAATTCAGCATCTTGGTGCACCGAGCGTTTCACCAGTTTTTGAACGATAAGATTACCATGCGCCTGCGCTCAGCGATGGTCGACACCAACAGCCAGGCATTACTGGTAGCGGATTTGCCCGCTGCACCAGCCGCCGAAGCTGCTTCTGTAGCTGCTGAAGCAAGTACTTCCGATAAAGGAATTGAAACTACCGTAGAGGAAACCGAAGGCTTTATGATTGTGCGGGCTATTCTGCGCAAAACCGTAGCCGTTAATCGAGTTGTCATGCGCGACGTGCAGTCGTACTGCGGTATTCTGCTGGATGACAACAACCGTAAGCCGATCTGCCGACTTCACTTCAATGGCAGCAAAAAGTTTGTGACGCTGTTTGATGTGGAAGGCGGTGAGCGGGTTGATATAGCTTCTTTGGATGATTTGTATGGCATGGCTTCACGTATTCGCGCCGCAGTACAACGGCACGAAGCAAAGCCGGTGGAAGCAGCCAGCAACTAA